The proteins below come from a single Thermopolyspora flexuosa genomic window:
- a CDS encoding iron-containing alcohol dehydrogenase family protein, with protein MLTAPLTVQVRRGAVADLGALLSDSRVATSGRIAVAVGAGQGDQIAKIIEPTLCDAKVFHVPDGSVDAAVSLGADLRKGAYEAVVGIGGGKTIDVTKYAASLAGIPMVAVATNLSHDGICSPVSSLEHEGGKGSFGVTMPLAILVDLDFVHKAPPKLVRAGVGDVISNLSAIEDWQLGNAEHGEPIDGLAVSMARTAAEAVVNREDSVESDAFLTVLAESLILSGMAMVVAGSSRPSSGGDHEILHAVDQLFPGTSNHGELAGIGTAFCFFLREDEARLGQVVECLRRHNLPVTPQDVGLSAEQFTEAVLLAPSTRPGRYTILEHLGLSESEIRDRVERYVDAVAG; from the coding sequence ATGCTCACCGCGCCGCTCACCGTGCAGGTACGGCGCGGCGCCGTCGCCGACCTCGGCGCCCTGCTGTCGGACAGCCGGGTGGCGACGTCGGGCCGGATCGCGGTCGCGGTCGGCGCAGGCCAGGGCGACCAGATCGCCAAGATCATCGAGCCCACGCTGTGCGATGCCAAGGTGTTCCACGTGCCCGACGGGTCGGTCGACGCGGCGGTGTCCCTCGGCGCCGACCTGCGCAAGGGCGCCTACGAGGCGGTGGTCGGCATCGGCGGCGGCAAGACGATCGACGTCACCAAGTACGCCGCCTCGCTCGCCGGCATCCCGATGGTGGCGGTGGCGACCAACCTGTCGCACGACGGCATCTGCTCGCCGGTCTCGTCGCTGGAGCACGAGGGCGGCAAGGGGTCGTTCGGGGTGACGATGCCGCTGGCGATCCTCGTCGACCTCGACTTCGTGCACAAGGCGCCGCCGAAGCTGGTCCGGGCGGGCGTCGGCGACGTGATCAGCAACCTGTCGGCGATCGAGGACTGGCAGCTCGGCAACGCCGAGCACGGCGAGCCGATCGACGGGCTGGCGGTGTCCATGGCCCGCACCGCGGCCGAGGCCGTGGTCAACCGGGAGGACTCCGTCGAGTCGGACGCGTTCCTCACCGTGCTCGCCGAGTCGCTGATCCTCTCCGGCATGGCGATGGTGGTCGCCGGGTCGTCGCGGCCGTCGAGCGGCGGGGACCACGAGATCCTGCACGCCGTCGACCAGCTCTTCCCGGGCACGTCCAACCACGGGGAGCTCGCCGGGATCGGCACGGCCTTCTGCTTCTTCCTGCGTGAGGACGAGGCGCGGCTGGGGCAGGTGGTCGAGTGCCTGCGCCGGCACAACCTGCCGGTGACCCCGCAGGACGTCGGCCTGTCCGCCGAGCAGTTCACCGAGGCGGTGCTGCTCGCCCCGTCCACGCGGCCGGGCCGGTACACGATCCTGGAGCACCTGGGCCTGTCGGAGTCCGAGATTCGCGACCGGGTGGAACGTTATGTCGATGCCGTCGCTGGCTGA
- a CDS encoding sugar phosphate nucleotidyltransferase: MLGMVLAAGAGRRLRPYTDTLPKALVPVDGETTILDIALRNLAAVDLRDVVVIVGYAAQAVHDRKADLERRHGVRLTLVHNDKAEEWNNAYSLWCAREYFGQGALLVNGDTVHPVSVEQTLLSAPATTDILLAVDDVKTLGEEEMKVTLTEDGYLREITKLMDPARAYGEYIGATLIRPGAAERLADALKATFERDPQLYYEDGYAEMVARGEKIGVAPIGTVDWVEVDDHNDLAKARRIAARYTEPVS; this comes from the coding sequence TTGCTCGGAATGGTGCTGGCCGCCGGGGCCGGTCGACGGCTCCGGCCGTACACCGACACGCTGCCCAAGGCGCTCGTGCCGGTTGACGGCGAGACGACGATCCTCGACATCGCGCTGCGCAACCTCGCGGCGGTGGACCTACGCGACGTGGTGGTGATCGTCGGCTACGCGGCGCAGGCCGTACACGACCGCAAGGCGGACCTGGAGCGCAGGCACGGCGTGCGGCTCACCCTCGTGCACAACGACAAGGCCGAGGAGTGGAACAACGCCTACTCGCTGTGGTGCGCGCGGGAGTACTTCGGGCAGGGTGCGCTGCTGGTCAACGGCGACACCGTGCACCCGGTGTCGGTGGAACAGACCCTGCTGTCCGCCCCCGCGACCACCGACATCCTGCTCGCCGTGGACGACGTCAAGACGCTCGGCGAGGAGGAGATGAAGGTCACCCTCACCGAGGACGGGTACCTTCGCGAGATCACCAAGCTGATGGACCCGGCGCGGGCGTACGGCGAGTACATCGGCGCCACCCTGATCCGCCCCGGCGCGGCCGAGCGGCTCGCCGACGCGCTCAAGGCCACCTTCGAGCGGGACCCGCAGCTCTACTACGAGGACGGCTACGCCGAGATGGTGGCCCGGGGCGAGAAGATCGGGGTCGCGCCGATCGGCACGGTGGACTGGGTCGAGGTGGACGACCACAACGACCTCGCCAAGGCCCGGCGGATCGCCGCCCGGTACACGGAGCCGGTCTCATGA
- a CDS encoding DUF5941 domain-containing protein: MSVTVHMVPVPRSPIIAYRDDGGLARTMGAVVAGQLPPLPPAIAGAFVGGVLLAVGVAKSPTLSIFVPVVAVLLAGPGSSHAHDGRLDWLTVPVLRLMEYGFVLAVALAWAVPWPVVFALLGAVLFHHYDLVQRMRQRVYPPRWLGTAGLGWEGRMLVVALVGAVPALVLLLAIYLWGVFLWESVTCWAAATDSDEAAVPADAGE; encoded by the coding sequence ATGTCCGTGACCGTGCACATGGTGCCCGTGCCCCGTTCCCCGATCATCGCCTACCGGGACGACGGCGGCCTCGCCCGCACGATGGGGGCGGTGGTCGCCGGGCAGCTCCCGCCGCTGCCGCCCGCGATCGCCGGGGCGTTCGTGGGCGGCGTGCTGCTCGCGGTCGGGGTGGCGAAGTCGCCCACGCTGTCGATCTTCGTGCCGGTGGTGGCGGTGCTGCTCGCCGGGCCGGGCAGCTCGCACGCGCACGACGGCCGGCTCGACTGGCTGACCGTGCCGGTGCTGCGGCTGATGGAGTACGGCTTCGTCCTCGCCGTCGCGCTCGCCTGGGCGGTGCCGTGGCCGGTGGTGTTCGCGCTGCTCGGAGCGGTCCTGTTCCACCACTATGATCTTGTGCAGCGCATGCGGCAGCGGGTCTACCCGCCGCGCTGGCTTGGCACGGCCGGCCTCGGCTGGGAGGGCCGCATGCTGGTCGTCGCGCTCGTGGGCGCGGTACCCGCGCTCGTCCTGCTGCTCGCGATCTACCTGTGGGGCGTGTTCCTGTGGGAGAGCGTCACCTGCTGGGCGGCCGCCACGGACTCCGACGAGGCGGCCGTCCCGGCGGATGCCGGGGAGTGA
- a CDS encoding CDP-alcohol phosphatidyltransferase family protein — MPDSAVVFPPGPNAVPQAAALIIATTPAAGLTVTEPQAAGAPDDAEPEPGPVALLARLAGQLGRLPVARLHVIARDAAAPHHAAFAADPSAGQVTGTATDPRAAAGGGVTASGTLPDEGALLTADDVTAVLSRSGRLRPHVITSGDLAADLREVAAVARADPGPLLVLPGDLVAHTEAVARLVDLAGPETGALVGPAAGAGPLRAPVRVEDGRVAAAGNAFHEVTAANATFAGALRVCRRDLAALAEVAEELAGLVEAGRLGAVPAAQAGELLLTGLVRAGVPVRAVTLGPLRARRVADRAAAEAELAALAEVDEERARLDAAIKQDDGVFTRYAVSSWSGHLVPAAARAKLTPNAVTGISVGFAAIAAVWFSAGTTAGLLAGALAYYLSFVLDCVDGQLARFTRRRTALGAWLDTVCDRGKEFGVYAALAIGYTAVDEQRETVWPLAIAAMLLLALRHAIGSAYADAFPSDRDGGGRRGPARSLTLPYDLGPDDAAPGEPVTGGGRRGTAGRARRAPRLVWARRMVVLPIGERTALICVTAPLFQARVTFLTLLAWGGVATLYMLAGRVLRSVRAAEG; from the coding sequence TTGCCTGATTCCGCCGTCGTATTCCCGCCGGGCCCGAACGCGGTGCCGCAGGCCGCGGCCCTGATCATCGCGACCACGCCCGCCGCCGGGCTGACCGTCACCGAGCCGCAGGCGGCCGGAGCGCCGGACGACGCGGAGCCGGAACCCGGCCCGGTCGCCCTGCTCGCCCGCCTCGCCGGTCAGCTCGGCAGGCTGCCCGTCGCCCGGCTGCACGTGATCGCACGCGACGCCGCCGCGCCGCACCACGCCGCCTTCGCCGCCGACCCGTCCGCCGGGCAGGTCACCGGCACGGCCACCGACCCGCGCGCCGCCGCCGGCGGTGGCGTCACGGCCTCCGGCACCCTGCCGGACGAGGGCGCGCTGCTCACCGCCGACGACGTCACGGCCGTGCTCTCCCGGAGCGGGCGGCTCCGCCCGCACGTGATCACCAGCGGGGACCTCGCCGCCGACCTGCGCGAGGTGGCCGCGGTCGCCCGCGCCGACCCCGGGCCGCTGCTCGTGCTCCCCGGCGACCTGGTGGCGCACACCGAGGCCGTCGCCCGGCTGGTCGACCTGGCCGGGCCGGAGACGGGCGCACTCGTCGGACCGGCCGCCGGGGCGGGCCCGCTGCGCGCCCCGGTCCGGGTGGAGGACGGCCGGGTGGCCGCGGCGGGCAACGCGTTCCACGAGGTCACCGCGGCGAACGCCACGTTCGCCGGGGCGCTCCGGGTCTGCCGCCGGGACCTCGCGGCCCTCGCCGAGGTGGCCGAGGAGCTCGCCGGCCTCGTCGAGGCGGGACGGCTGGGCGCGGTGCCCGCCGCCCAGGCGGGCGAGCTGCTGCTCACCGGCCTGGTCCGGGCGGGCGTCCCGGTCCGGGCGGTGACCCTGGGCCCGCTGCGCGCCCGCCGCGTCGCCGACCGGGCCGCCGCCGAGGCCGAGCTCGCCGCGCTCGCCGAGGTGGACGAGGAGCGGGCCCGGCTCGACGCCGCGATCAAGCAGGACGACGGGGTGTTCACCCGGTACGCGGTGAGCTCCTGGTCGGGGCACCTGGTGCCGGCCGCGGCGCGGGCCAAGCTCACCCCGAACGCGGTCACCGGCATCTCGGTCGGCTTCGCCGCCATCGCCGCCGTCTGGTTCTCCGCGGGCACCACGGCCGGCCTGCTCGCCGGCGCGCTCGCGTACTACCTGTCGTTCGTGCTCGACTGCGTGGACGGGCAGCTCGCCCGGTTCACCCGGCGCCGCACCGCGCTCGGCGCCTGGCTCGACACCGTGTGCGACCGGGGCAAGGAGTTCGGCGTGTACGCGGCGCTCGCCATCGGGTACACGGCGGTCGACGAGCAGCGGGAGACCGTCTGGCCGCTCGCGATCGCCGCGATGCTGCTGCTCGCGCTGCGCCACGCCATCGGCTCGGCGTACGCGGACGCGTTCCCGTCCGACCGGGACGGCGGGGGACGGCGCGGCCCCGCCCGCTCCCTCACCCTGCCCTACGACCTCGGCCCGGACGACGCCGCACCTGGTGAGCCCGTAACCGGCGGCGGGCGGCGCGGCACCGCAGGCCGGGCGCGGCGGGCGCCGCGGCTGGTGTGGGCGCGGCGCATGGTGGTGCTCCCGATCGGCGAGCGGACCGCGCTCATCTGCGTCACCGCCCCCCTGTTCCAGGCCAGGGTGACGTTCCTCACCCTGCTCGCCTGGGGCGGGGTGGCGACGCTCTACATGCTGGCGGGCCGCGTCCTGCGGTCCGTGCGTGCGGCGGAGGGGTGA
- a CDS encoding IspD/TarI family cytidylyltransferase, producing the protein MQSDGHPRQARRSRALPVVAVVLAGGVGQRMGAPVPKQLLTVAGRTILEHSVAAFEAVPEIDEIVVLMAPGHVAEAERIVARGGFRKVTAVVEGGASRTESTWRALAALGERECDVLLHDAVRPLVDAEVIRACVAALEHCEALEVAIPSADTIVRVTGGPGGEIVADVPDRATLRRTQTPQGFRLSVIREAYRRAFADPGFAERPATDDCGVVLRYLPEVPIHVVPGAEHNLKITHPVDVAIAERLFELTGRAAAPLPDPAAGRAAFAGRTVVVFGDGRGAAAAIADRLAGYGAAVHRYGTADGPRPGDARAVDEALATVLATAAEKSGRVDHVVCAVDPPPAGRLEQAAPEAIAAALGGGCAGPAQVARAALPYLRESRGQLLLCVWPPEPDEAGSALHAPVRAAVAALAGALAKEWAGHEIRVNCVDPATANGGGAGGMTGAAAVSALAETALAVLASGRTGAVLGVRAAG; encoded by the coding sequence GTGCAGAGCGATGGGCATCCCCGGCAGGCGCGCCGGTCGCGCGCGCTGCCCGTGGTGGCGGTGGTGCTCGCCGGCGGGGTCGGGCAGCGCATGGGCGCGCCCGTGCCGAAGCAGCTCCTCACGGTCGCGGGGCGGACGATCCTCGAGCACAGCGTCGCGGCCTTCGAGGCGGTGCCGGAGATCGACGAGATCGTGGTGCTCATGGCGCCGGGGCACGTGGCCGAGGCGGAGCGCATCGTCGCCCGCGGCGGCTTCCGCAAGGTGACCGCGGTGGTCGAGGGCGGGGCGAGCCGTACCGAGTCGACCTGGCGGGCCCTTGCGGCGCTCGGCGAGCGGGAGTGCGACGTGCTGCTGCACGACGCGGTGCGCCCGCTGGTGGACGCGGAGGTGATCCGCGCGTGCGTGGCCGCGCTGGAGCACTGCGAGGCGCTGGAGGTGGCGATCCCCAGCGCGGACACGATCGTGCGGGTGACCGGCGGGCCCGGCGGCGAGATCGTCGCGGACGTGCCGGACCGCGCCACGCTGCGCCGCACCCAGACGCCGCAGGGGTTCCGGCTGTCGGTGATCCGGGAGGCGTACCGGCGGGCGTTCGCCGACCCGGGCTTCGCCGAGCGGCCCGCCACCGACGACTGCGGGGTGGTGCTGCGCTACCTGCCCGAGGTGCCGATTCACGTGGTGCCCGGCGCCGAGCACAACCTGAAGATCACCCACCCGGTGGACGTGGCGATCGCCGAGCGGCTCTTCGAGCTGACCGGGCGCGCCGCCGCGCCGCTCCCCGATCCGGCGGCGGGGCGGGCGGCGTTCGCGGGCCGGACCGTGGTGGTGTTCGGCGACGGCCGGGGCGCGGCGGCCGCGATCGCCGACCGGCTCGCCGGGTACGGCGCGGCCGTGCACCGGTACGGCACCGCGGACGGGCCGCGGCCCGGCGACGCGCGGGCGGTCGACGAGGCGCTCGCCACCGTGCTCGCCACGGCGGCCGAGAAGTCGGGCCGCGTGGACCACGTGGTGTGCGCGGTGGACCCGCCGCCGGCCGGGCGGTTGGAGCAGGCCGCGCCGGAGGCGATCGCCGCGGCGCTGGGCGGCGGCTGCGCGGGTCCGGCGCAGGTGGCGCGGGCGGCCCTGCCGTACCTGCGGGAGAGCCGGGGCCAGCTGCTGCTGTGCGTCTGGCCGCCGGAGCCGGACGAGGCGGGGAGCGCGCTGCACGCGCCGGTGCGGGCCGCGGTCGCCGCGCTCGCCGGCGCGCTGGCCAAGGAGTGGGCGGGCCACGAGATCCGCGTCAACTGCGTCGACCCCGCCACGGCGAACGGTGGCGGGGCCGGGGGCATGACGGGCGCGGCCGCTGTTTCGGCGCTGGCCGAGACCGCGCTCGCCGTACTCGCCTCCGGCCGTACCGGCGCGGTGCTCGGCGTGCGCGCCGCGGGCTGA
- a CDS encoding glycosyltransferase family 2 protein — MKQFPDSPRVAQMTRVWPPISVIMPILNEERHLRDAVHQVLSQQYDGPIEVVLAVGPSQDRTQEVADALAAEDPRVRVVPNPTGRTPNALNAAIAATRYDIIARVDGHAMLPPDYLRVAVETLEATGADNVGGIMAAEGITPFEKAVARAMTSKIGVGGARFHTGGEPGPADTVYLGVFRRSALERVGGYDEHFLRAQDWEMNYRIRKTGGLVYFQPRMRVSYRPRPNVKALAKQYFHYGRWRHVVARTHPGTINMRYLAPPAAVVGVLAGLVAAPFFWPALVLPLGYLAAILAGSVATGSGLSAKSRAWLPIAYITMHMSWGLGFLTSPPSLAKNAAARLARTQQGAGANPARH, encoded by the coding sequence ATGAAGCAGTTCCCCGACTCGCCACGAGTTGCCCAGATGACACGTGTCTGGCCACCCATATCCGTGATCATGCCGATCCTCAATGAGGAGCGGCATCTGCGCGACGCGGTCCACCAGGTGCTGTCCCAGCAGTACGACGGACCGATCGAGGTCGTGCTCGCCGTCGGCCCCTCCCAGGACCGCACTCAGGAGGTCGCCGACGCGCTCGCCGCCGAGGACCCCCGGGTCCGGGTCGTGCCGAACCCGACCGGCCGCACCCCGAACGCGCTCAACGCCGCGATCGCGGCCACCCGATACGACATCATCGCCCGCGTCGACGGCCACGCCATGCTCCCGCCGGACTACCTGCGGGTGGCGGTGGAGACGCTGGAGGCGACCGGCGCCGACAACGTGGGCGGCATCATGGCCGCCGAGGGGATCACCCCGTTCGAGAAGGCCGTGGCCCGCGCCATGACCTCGAAGATCGGCGTGGGCGGCGCGCGGTTCCACACCGGTGGCGAGCCCGGGCCGGCCGACACCGTCTATCTGGGGGTGTTCCGGCGCTCGGCGCTGGAGCGGGTCGGCGGCTACGACGAGCACTTCCTGCGCGCCCAGGACTGGGAGATGAACTACCGCATCCGCAAGACCGGCGGCCTGGTGTACTTCCAGCCGCGGATGCGGGTCTCCTACCGCCCCCGCCCGAACGTGAAGGCGCTCGCCAAGCAGTACTTCCACTACGGCCGCTGGCGCCACGTGGTGGCCCGCACCCACCCGGGCACGATCAACATGCGGTACCTCGCCCCGCCCGCCGCCGTGGTCGGCGTGCTCGCCGGGCTGGTGGCCGCGCCGTTCTTCTGGCCCGCGCTCGTCCTCCCGCTGGGCTACCTTGCGGCGATCCTCGCCGGGTCGGTGGCGACCGGGTCGGGGCTGTCCGCCAAGTCCCGCGCCTGGCTGCCGATCGCCTACATCACCATGCACATGTCCTGGGGGCTCGGCTTCCTCACCAGCCCGCCGAGCCTGGCGAAGAACGCCGCGGCGCGGCTCGCCCGGACCCAGCAGGGCGCCGGGGCGAACCCCGCCCGGCACTGA